From a region of the Cyprinus carpio isolate SPL01 chromosome A18, ASM1834038v1, whole genome shotgun sequence genome:
- the LOC109072687 gene encoding extracellular calcium-sensing receptor-like, with product MSVFLCILLLCFQLHAKAEKPLCHMMGDPKYPLLSKDGDITIGALFPVHSIETLPSFEFTQKPQLLSCSSVSLRDFRMAQIMIFAIEEINRSVTLLPNVSIGYQIYDTCGSILSSMGANMALMNGQEFVSGDRCNGQSPIHAIIGETESSNTVILSRTTGPFKIPVISPSASCECLSNRKDYPYFFRTIASDYHQSRALAYIIKHFGWSWVGAVNSDNDYGNYGMAIFLNTAEKEGICVEYSVKFQRKEPEKLKNIVDTIKKGTAKVIVAFLTNFEMNNLLDQLIIQNITGLQVIGVEAWITADSMITSNSFHVLGGSLGFAVKKNNIEGFADFVIKEFWETAFPCTQTEGNSSQNELICNIYQDLLVLNSNNEDVPEQRYASNVYKSVYAVAHSLHNLLKCKEKEGCETDTKIQPQQVVEALKKVNFTIQMGDHVWFDSTGAVVAQYEVVNWQQDSNGSIKFKTVGYYDASLSPDQRFVLHTENIIWAGGQLEKPRSVCSESCPPGTRKAAQKGRPVCCYDCIPCAEGEISNETDSNNCKQCPGEYWSNAEKNKCVLKAVEFLSFTEVMGLVLVFFSLFGVGITVLVAVLFYSKKDTPIVKANNSELSFLLLFSLILCFLCSITFIGQPTEWSCMLRHTAFGITFVLCISCVLGKTIVVIMAFKSTLPGSNVMKWFGPAQQRLSVLVFTLIQIFICVLWLTISPPFPYKNKKYYKEKIILECSLGSTVGFSAVLGYIGLLAVLCFIMAFLARTLPDKFNEAKFITFSMLIFCAVWITFIPSYVSSPGKLTVAVEIFAILASSFGLLFCIFAPKCYIIMCKPEQNTKQHMMGKIYNK from the exons ATGTCTGTCTTTCTTTGCATACTTCTGCTTTGCTTTCAACTTCATGCAAAGGCAGAAAAGCCTCTTTGCCATATGATGGGAGACCCTAAGTACCCACTGTTATCAAAGGATGGAGACATAACTATTGGAGCACTTTTTCCAGTCCACAGCATAGAGACATTACCTTCATTTGAGTTCACGCAAAAGCCTCAGCTTTTATCATGCTCAag TGTGAGTCTACGAGATTTTCGAATGGCTCAAATCATGATCTTTGCCATTGAGGAGATTAACAGAAGTGTAACTTTACTTCCAAATGTTTCAATTGGCTACCAAATTTATGATACCTGTGGTTCAATACTATCTTCTATGGGTGCAAATATGGCATTAATGAATGGTCAAGAATTTGTATCAGGTGACAGATGCAATGGACAGTCTCCTATACATGCTATCATAGGAGAAACAGAGTCTTCCAACACAGTGATTTTGTCCAGAACTACAGGCCCTTTTAAAATTCCTGTG ataagtCCCTCAGCCTCATGTGAATGCCTCAGTAATAGGAAAGATTATCCCTATTTCTTCAGGACTATTGCTAGTGATTACCACCAGAGCAGAGCACTTGCATACATAATCAAGCATTTTGGCTGGTCTTGGGTGGGAGCTGTGAACAGTGACAATGACTATGGAAACTATGGAATGGCTATATTTCTAAATACAGCTGAGAAAGAGGGCATTTGTGTGGAGTACTCTGTGAAATTTCAGAGAAAAGAGCCtgaaaaactcaaaaacattGTAGACACAATAAAAAAAGGCACTGCAAAAGTCATTGTTGCATTTCTGACCAATTTTGAGATGAACAATCTACTTGATCAGTTAATTATTCAGAACATTACGGGCCTACAAGTAATAGGTGTGGAGGCATGGATAACAGCAGACAGTATGATCACTTCAAATAGTTTTCATGTTCTAGGAGGATCACTAGGGtttgcagtgaaaaaaaataatattgaaggTTTTGCGGATTTTGTTATAAAAGAATTCTGGGAAACAGCTTTTCCATGCACACAGACTGAGGGCAATTCTTCACAAAATGAATTGATTTGCAACATATATCAGGATCTCCTTGTGCTGAACAGCAACAATGAAGATGTGCCAGAACAAAGATATGCTAGCAATGTCTACAAATCAGTTTATGCTGTGGCTCATTCACTACACAATCTGCTAAAGTGCAAAGAAAAGGAGGGTTGTGAAACAGACACGAAAATACAACCACAGCAG gtgGTTGAGGCTCTGAAAAAGGTCAATTTTACCATACAAATGGGAGATCATGTGTGGTTTGACAGCACTGGTGCAGTTGTAGCCCAATATGAAGTTGTGAACTGGCAGCAGGACTCAAATGGATCAATCAAGTTTAAAACAGTTGGATACTATGATGCCTCACTGTCCCCTGACCAGCGCTTTGTACTCCACACTGAAAACATAATCTGGGCTGGAGGACAGCttgag AAACCAAGGTCTGTGTGCAGCGAGAGCTGTCCTCCAGGGACTAGGAAGGCGGCACAGAAAGGAAGACCTGTCTGTTGTTATGACTGTATTCCATGTGCAGAAGGAGAAATCAGTAATGAGACAG ATTCAAATAACTGCAAGCAGTGTCCAGGGGAATACTGGTCTAatgctgagaaaaataaatgtgtgttaaaGGCTGTAGAGTTTCTGTCATTTACAGAAGTTATGGGTTTAGTGCTAGTCTTTTTCTCACTCTTTGGAGTAGGAATAACTGTGCTGGTAGCTGTACTGTTTTACAGCAAAAAGGACACCCCCATAGTAAAAGCCAACAACTCAGAACTGAGCTTCCTGCTGCTCTTCTCATTGATTCTTTGTTTCCTCTGTTCAATTACTTTCATCGGTCAGCCCACTGAGTGGTCCTGTATGTTACGTCACACAGCGTTTGGAATTACTTTTGTACTCTGTATCTCCTGTGTTTTGGGGAAAACAATAGTGGTGATAATGGCCTTCAAGTCGACACTTCCAGGAAGTAATGTCATGAAATGGTTTGGACCTGCACAACAACGACTCAGTGTTCTTGTCTTTACACTTATACAGATTTTTATCTGTGTACTTTGGCTAACAATATCACCGCCATTcccttacaaaaataagaaatattacaaagAAAAGATTATTCTTGAGTGCAGTCTGGGTTCTACTGTAGGTTTTTCTGCTGTTCTGGGTTATATTGGCCTACTCGCTGTCTTGTGCTTTATTATGGCTTTTCTGGCTCGCACACTGCCTGATAAA